A single Epinephelus fuscoguttatus linkage group LG13, E.fuscoguttatus.final_Chr_v1 DNA region contains:
- the ppp1r9ala gene encoding neurabin-1 isoform X2: protein MIKAESKGGERTLRSASPHRNAYKSDFHAIKCSFDGPKSEGDTRSYANGSSDTREDTRGRPFGNRVNKIKNIFLQMDGQQQECQEGKVTVKPDVSQVSPPKVQFPGNSHRGNLNNATSPESHNLDKTPKGEDVEIDKVALAEKFSVTRKLFERGIKEQPAAEKQSPNRVVNRLSFGSASEEGKSSRRVSGSSETAIKSEKTPTSTVKCQPDEKADSEKKHVSRVPLNAGPMSKRLGNYMAQSDSEDNNTAATKGGMASAKQHSTTEHILPSSPTRDSLHKSTSPVKEATNSTPVSDATNKNTSQTTSVSNKPTSPGSSVKTTFPVTNAAYKSNSSTTDATHRPLSPEQTIPVSHGYKHSSSSNDGFSRTSVGGDEGKPHSPPPRDVKQPLPSSGGFQNTNRAKYPEKNRSNDSVVNSSNRDKPSSQTSSLDSRGVGMVRAELVVVQNESSESDENEDENVEDNVFKDEKVQSPKDDLPTDVKRTCTQEKKNYTPAQHVLVRDVSKETQRIAEPVGEGRILDDNERFGLKKERQEHSSVVNQDGDDNCEEDDEVAEEESEVEEQVDQSILDRASPVVYGIENAAFVDDRDVDQVLREEEEEEEEEEEEEDGDQMYRDYYDCYETAGLSDEEEPPPKRKIKFSTDPIQVFTTFSNEEYDRRNDDVDPVAASAEYELEKRVEKMDVFPVEIEKGDNGLGISIIGMGVGADQGLEKLGIFVKTITERGAAENDGRIQVNDQIVEVDGISLVGVTQLFAATVLKNTKGTVRFLIGREKPGTQSEVARLISETLEQEKNQQQQQQHLDDPYEHSTEEEERYEEEDGVDERILCSNFSPGQNAELFELPDSEALFMPTNMDSSQMVFKFKELQLKHSIATAEINQLKEKLRASEEDRSLWEARESALEQKIDDSNDKILKLESYWLEAQELCKTVNEQLAETQAQHETLDKKYNKAKKLLKDYQQKEIDFVKKEEELKKLLDEKDKWYKEQLESLQSRISVLESRGASGVECQSGQDSAADEKLISQDPVTNTQSVDSLLEEDWSELVPETERLDTSAHRAKGLLAQKAKRQPPSRSKLKESLAVASCHSQETEEEEDQEEQESPRRRRSIQESLALPVPVCYPGNAQKDDSGEAKDGSRSKVELSSSPSLSPSQGDSIESSGSPSLSPPKDTSSPHSPSGLMRNAKKREPKGKSKELKEELNEASSGGKTKRRFPDFGGLRKSGGKGKKHDKEAMRASLDSRGSAELLEESGGNLSPADSMTSIPTCMPFSWFGDKDKDRDREPSSSSSSLPYAATETSSEQSQDRKNKSFSVVDDSNPASPSSDISGLVAEPNLSGRSHTLIFSSSETLDDEPVAPGKEYQWQNRPVSEWTNQQVCHWLMGMNMDQYTPEFTAKGVDGQQLLYLDSDKLKALGVSSQSDRSTIKKKLKDMRKAQEKLEKQREKKEKEVRRSGKLPASTDSVC, encoded by the exons atgatcaaagCCGAGAGCAAAGGAGGTGAGAGGACCCTGAGGAGCGCATCCCCTCACAGAAATGCATACAAGTCTGATTTCCACGCCATTAAGTGCTCCTTTGACGGGCCAAAGTCCGAGGGTGACACCAGATCATATGCAAATGGATCCAGTGACACCCGGGAGGACACAAGGGGGAGGCCTTTTGGGAACAGAGTGAACAAGATTAAGAACATATTCCTACAGATGGATGGTCAGCAGCAAGAGTGCCAAGAGGGGAAAGTGACTGTAAAGCCCGATGTGTCCCAGGTGTCCCCACCCAAGGTGCAATTTCCAGGCAACAGTCACAGAGGTAACCTCAACAATGCCACAAGCCCAGAATCACACAATTTAGATAAAACGCCCAAGGGGGAAGATGTTGAGATTGACAAAGTGGCTTTGGCGGAGAAGTTTTCTGTGACCAGAAAACTCTTTGAAAGGGGCATCAAAGAGCAGCCTGCAGCTGAAAAACAGTCTCCAAACAGAGTAGTAAATCGTTTGTCCTTTGGAAGTGCCTCTGAGGAAGGGAAAAGCTCAAGGAGAGTATCGGGATCCTCAGAGACTGCTATAAAATCAGAGAAAACTCCTACATCAACAGTAAAATGTCAACCGGATGAGAAGGCTGATAGTGAGAAAAAACATGTGTCTAGAGTGCCATTGAATGCAGGACCCATGTCCAAAAGGTTAGGGAATTACATGGCACAGAGTGACTCAgaagacaacaacacagctgctaCAAAGGGAGGCATGGCGTCTGCTAAACAACATAGTACCACTGAACACATACTGCCTTCCTCTCCAACAAGGGACAGCTTACACAAATCTACTTCTCCTGTTAAAGAAGCCACTAACTCCACCCCTGTGTCTGATGCcactaacaaaaacacatcccAGACGACGTCTGTCAGTAACAAACCAACGTCTCCTGGGTCAAGTGTTAAAACAACATTCCCGGTCACGAATGCAGCTTACAAATCTAACTCCTCAACAACTGATGCCACTCACAGACCCCTCTCACCAGAGCAAACAATCCCAGTTAGCCATGGCTACAAACACTCTTCATCATCCAATGATGGATTTAGTAGGACATCTGTTGGTGGGGATGAAGGCAAGCCACATAGTCCGCCTCCAAGGGATGTGAAGCAGCCTCTACCATCATCTGGTGGGTTTCAGAATACCAACAGGGCCAAATACCCCGAAAAAAACAGGAGTAATGACAGTGTGGTAAATAGTTCTAACAGGGACAAGCCATCCAGCCAGACCTCATCACTGGACTCCAGGGGGGTGGGCATGGTACGGGCAGAACTGGTTGTGGTTCAGAATGAATCCTCAGAGAGTGACGAGAATGAGGATGAGAATGTTGAAGATAATGTGTTTAAGGATGAGAAGGTGCAAAGCCCCAAAGATGACCTACCAACAGATGTGAAAAGAACCTgtacacaggaaaaaaagaactatACACCTGCTCAGCATGTCTTAGTGAGAGATGTCTcaaaagagacacagaggatAGCAGAGCCTGTGGGTGAAGGTAGAATCTTGGACGACAACGAGCGATTTGGGTTGAAGAAGGAGAGACAGGAACATAGTTCAGTTGTGAATCAAGATGGTGACGATAATTgtgaggaagatgatgaggtagcagaggaggagagtgaggtggaggagcaGGTGGACCAGAGCATCCTGGATCGAGCCTCACCAGTCGTGTACGGCATTGAGAATGCAGCATTTGTGGATGACAGAGATGTAGACCAGGTCCtcagggaagaagaagaagaagaggaggaggaggaggaggaagaggacggAGATCAAATGTATAGGGATTATTATGACTGCTACGAGACTGCTGGTTTGTCGGATGAGGAGGAGCCTCCACCAAAGAGGAAAATCAAGTTCTCTACAGACCCCATTCAG GTTTTCACTACCTTCTCCAACGAGGAGTATGATCGGCGCAATGATGATGTGGATCCAGTCGCAGCGTCTGCAGAGTATGAACTGGAGAAGAGAGTGGAGAAAATGGACGTGTTCCCTGTGGAGATCGAGAAAG GAGACAATGGACTTGGCATCAGTATCATAGGAATGGGAGTGGGAGCTGACCAGGGTCTGGAGAAGCTGGGCATTTTTGTGAAAACCATAACAGAGCGAGGAGCAGCTGAGAACGATGGACG CATACAGGTGAATGACCAGATAGTGGAGGTGGATGGCATCAGTCTGGTGGGTGTCACACAACTGTTTGCTGCGACAGTCCTGAAGAACACCAAAGGCACAGTGAG GTTCCTGATTGGTCGGGAGAAGCCAGGGACACAAAGCGAGGTAGCCCGCCTCATAAGCGAGACACTAGAGCAGGAGAAGaaccagcagcaacagcaacaacaccTGGATGACCCCTATGAGCACTCTACAGAGGAG GAGGAGCGCTATGAGGAGGAGGACGGAGTAGACGAGAGGATCCTGTGCTCCAATTTCTCCCCAGGACAGAACGCAGAGCTGTTTGAGCTGCCTGATTCAGAGGCTTTGTTTATGCCGACCAACATGGACAGCTCTCAGATGGTCTTCAAGTTCAAAGAG CTGCAGCTCAAACACAGCATTGCCACAGCTGAAATTAATCAACTGAAGGAAAAG CTAAGGGCATCTGAAGAGGACAGATCGTTGTGGGAAGCCAGAGAGTCTGCACTGGAGCAAAAGATAGACGATAGCAACGACAAAATTCTGAAGTTGGAGAGTTACTGGCTGGAAGCCCAGGAGCTGTGCAAGACTGTGAATGAACAATTAGCTGAGACTCAGGCCCAACATGAGACCCTGGACAAGAAGTACAACAAGGCCAAGAAGCTGCTCAAGGACTACCAGCAGAA AGAGATAGACTTTgtgaagaaagaggaggagctgaaaaAACTTCTAGATGAAAAAGACAAGTGGTACAAGGAGCAGCTGGAGAGCTTGCAGAGCAGG ATATCTGTCCTGGAGTCCAGAGGTGCCTCAGGTGTGGAGTGTCAGAGCGGTCAGGACTCAGCAGCAGACGAGAAATTAATCAGCCAAGACCCAGTCACCAACACGCAATCTGTTGACTCACTACTAG AGGAGGACTGGAGTGAGCTGGTCCCTGAGACTGAGCGCTTGGACACCAGCGCACACAGGGCAAAAGGCCTGCTGGCTCAGAAGGCCAAACGTCAGCCTCCATCTCGGAGCAAACTGAAGGAGAGCCTCGCAGTGGCCTCATGTCACTCTCAG GAaactgaagaagaggaggatcaggaggagcaggaatctcccaggaggaggaggtctaTCCAGGAGAGCCTCGCCCTTCCAGTGCCTGTCTGCTACCCTGGGAATGCACAGAAGGATGATTCAGGAGAGGCTAAAGATGGATCCAGGAGTAAGGTCGAGCTCTCGAGCAGCCCATCTTTGTCGCCGTCGCAGGGAGACAGTATTGAAAGCAGCGGAAGTCCGTCTTTGTCCCCTCCAAAAGACACCTCGTCACCACATTCCCCCTCTGGGTTGATGCGCAATGCCAAGAAGAGGGAGCCGAAAGGAAAGAGCAAAGAGCTCAAAG AGGAGCTAAATGAGGCCTCATCAGGAGGAAAAACTAAAAGACGATTTCCTGACTTTGG AGGCCTCAGGAAGTCAGGTGGCAAAGGGAAAAAACATGACAAGGAGGCAATGAGAGCGTCTTTGGACAGCAG GGGATCGGCAGAGTTACTGGAGGAGTCTGGAGGGAACCTGTCTCCTGCAGATTCGATGACCTCCATCCCCACCTGTATGCCCTTCTCCTGGTTTGGAGACAAagacaaggacagagacagagagccgTCATCGTCCAGCAGCAGTCTGCCTTACGCTGCGACTGAAACCAGCAGTGAGCAAAGCCAAGATCGCAAAAATAAG AGTTTTTCAGTCGTAGATGATTCTAACCCTGCCAGCCCCAGTTCAGACATCTCTGGGTTAGTCGCTGAACCCAATCTGTCTGGGCGCTCACACACTTTAATCTTCTCTTCCAGCGAG
- the ppp1r9ala gene encoding neurabin-1 isoform X1, whose translation MIKAESKGGERTLRSASPHRNAYKSDFHAIKCSFDGPKSEGDTRSYANGSSDTREDTRGRPFGNRVNKIKNIFLQMDGQQQECQEGKVTVKPDVSQVSPPKVQFPGNSHRGNLNNATSPESHNLDKTPKGEDVEIDKVALAEKFSVTRKLFERGIKEQPAAEKQSPNRVVNRLSFGSASEEGKSSRRVSGSSETAIKSEKTPTSTVKCQPDEKADSEKKHVSRVPLNAGPMSKRLGNYMAQSDSEDNNTAATKGGMASAKQHSTTEHILPSSPTRDSLHKSTSPVKEATNSTPVSDATNKNTSQTTSVSNKPTSPGSSVKTTFPVTNAAYKSNSSTTDATHRPLSPEQTIPVSHGYKHSSSSNDGFSRTSVGGDEGKPHSPPPRDVKQPLPSSGGFQNTNRAKYPEKNRSNDSVVNSSNRDKPSSQTSSLDSRGVGMVRAELVVVQNESSESDENEDENVEDNVFKDEKVQSPKDDLPTDVKRTCTQEKKNYTPAQHVLVRDVSKETQRIAEPVGEGRILDDNERFGLKKERQEHSSVVNQDGDDNCEEDDEVAEEESEVEEQVDQSILDRASPVVYGIENAAFVDDRDVDQVLREEEEEEEEEEEEEDGDQMYRDYYDCYETAGLSDEEEPPPKRKIKFSTDPIQVFTTFSNEEYDRRNDDVDPVAASAEYELEKRVEKMDVFPVEIEKGDNGLGISIIGMGVGADQGLEKLGIFVKTITERGAAENDGRIQVNDQIVEVDGISLVGVTQLFAATVLKNTKGTVRFLIGREKPGTQSEVARLISETLEQEKNQQQQQQHLDDPYEHSTEEEERYEEEDGVDERILCSNFSPGQNAELFELPDSEALFMPTNMDSSQMVFKFKELQLKHSIATAEINQLKEKLRASEEDRSLWEARESALEQKIDDSNDKILKLESYWLEAQELCKTVNEQLAETQAQHETLDKKYNKAKKLLKDYQQKEIDFVKKEEELKKLLDEKDKWYKEQLESLQSRISVLESRGASGVECQSGQDSAADEKLISQDPVTNTQSVDSLLEEDWSELVPETERLDTSAHRAKGLLAQKAKRQPPSRSKLKESLAVASCHSQETEEEEDQEEQESPRRRRSIQESLALPVPVCYPGNAQKDDSGEAKDGSRSKVELSSSPSLSPSQGDSIESSGSPSLSPPKDTSSPHSPSGLMRNAKKREPKGKSKELKEELNEASSGGKTKRRFPDFGGLRKSGGKGKKHDKEAMRASLDSRGSAELLEESGGNLSPADSMTSIPTCMPFSWFGDKDKDRDREPSSSSSSLPYAATETSSEQSQDRKNKTNLSWSSLFSRSLDLSFSVVDDSNPASPSSDISGLVAEPNLSGRSHTLIFSSSETLDDEPVAPGKEYQWQNRPVSEWTNQQVCHWLMGMNMDQYTPEFTAKGVDGQQLLYLDSDKLKALGVSSQSDRSTIKKKLKDMRKAQEKLEKQREKKEKEVRRSGKLPASTDSVC comes from the exons atgatcaaagCCGAGAGCAAAGGAGGTGAGAGGACCCTGAGGAGCGCATCCCCTCACAGAAATGCATACAAGTCTGATTTCCACGCCATTAAGTGCTCCTTTGACGGGCCAAAGTCCGAGGGTGACACCAGATCATATGCAAATGGATCCAGTGACACCCGGGAGGACACAAGGGGGAGGCCTTTTGGGAACAGAGTGAACAAGATTAAGAACATATTCCTACAGATGGATGGTCAGCAGCAAGAGTGCCAAGAGGGGAAAGTGACTGTAAAGCCCGATGTGTCCCAGGTGTCCCCACCCAAGGTGCAATTTCCAGGCAACAGTCACAGAGGTAACCTCAACAATGCCACAAGCCCAGAATCACACAATTTAGATAAAACGCCCAAGGGGGAAGATGTTGAGATTGACAAAGTGGCTTTGGCGGAGAAGTTTTCTGTGACCAGAAAACTCTTTGAAAGGGGCATCAAAGAGCAGCCTGCAGCTGAAAAACAGTCTCCAAACAGAGTAGTAAATCGTTTGTCCTTTGGAAGTGCCTCTGAGGAAGGGAAAAGCTCAAGGAGAGTATCGGGATCCTCAGAGACTGCTATAAAATCAGAGAAAACTCCTACATCAACAGTAAAATGTCAACCGGATGAGAAGGCTGATAGTGAGAAAAAACATGTGTCTAGAGTGCCATTGAATGCAGGACCCATGTCCAAAAGGTTAGGGAATTACATGGCACAGAGTGACTCAgaagacaacaacacagctgctaCAAAGGGAGGCATGGCGTCTGCTAAACAACATAGTACCACTGAACACATACTGCCTTCCTCTCCAACAAGGGACAGCTTACACAAATCTACTTCTCCTGTTAAAGAAGCCACTAACTCCACCCCTGTGTCTGATGCcactaacaaaaacacatcccAGACGACGTCTGTCAGTAACAAACCAACGTCTCCTGGGTCAAGTGTTAAAACAACATTCCCGGTCACGAATGCAGCTTACAAATCTAACTCCTCAACAACTGATGCCACTCACAGACCCCTCTCACCAGAGCAAACAATCCCAGTTAGCCATGGCTACAAACACTCTTCATCATCCAATGATGGATTTAGTAGGACATCTGTTGGTGGGGATGAAGGCAAGCCACATAGTCCGCCTCCAAGGGATGTGAAGCAGCCTCTACCATCATCTGGTGGGTTTCAGAATACCAACAGGGCCAAATACCCCGAAAAAAACAGGAGTAATGACAGTGTGGTAAATAGTTCTAACAGGGACAAGCCATCCAGCCAGACCTCATCACTGGACTCCAGGGGGGTGGGCATGGTACGGGCAGAACTGGTTGTGGTTCAGAATGAATCCTCAGAGAGTGACGAGAATGAGGATGAGAATGTTGAAGATAATGTGTTTAAGGATGAGAAGGTGCAAAGCCCCAAAGATGACCTACCAACAGATGTGAAAAGAACCTgtacacaggaaaaaaagaactatACACCTGCTCAGCATGTCTTAGTGAGAGATGTCTcaaaagagacacagaggatAGCAGAGCCTGTGGGTGAAGGTAGAATCTTGGACGACAACGAGCGATTTGGGTTGAAGAAGGAGAGACAGGAACATAGTTCAGTTGTGAATCAAGATGGTGACGATAATTgtgaggaagatgatgaggtagcagaggaggagagtgaggtggaggagcaGGTGGACCAGAGCATCCTGGATCGAGCCTCACCAGTCGTGTACGGCATTGAGAATGCAGCATTTGTGGATGACAGAGATGTAGACCAGGTCCtcagggaagaagaagaagaagaggaggaggaggaggaggaagaggacggAGATCAAATGTATAGGGATTATTATGACTGCTACGAGACTGCTGGTTTGTCGGATGAGGAGGAGCCTCCACCAAAGAGGAAAATCAAGTTCTCTACAGACCCCATTCAG GTTTTCACTACCTTCTCCAACGAGGAGTATGATCGGCGCAATGATGATGTGGATCCAGTCGCAGCGTCTGCAGAGTATGAACTGGAGAAGAGAGTGGAGAAAATGGACGTGTTCCCTGTGGAGATCGAGAAAG GAGACAATGGACTTGGCATCAGTATCATAGGAATGGGAGTGGGAGCTGACCAGGGTCTGGAGAAGCTGGGCATTTTTGTGAAAACCATAACAGAGCGAGGAGCAGCTGAGAACGATGGACG CATACAGGTGAATGACCAGATAGTGGAGGTGGATGGCATCAGTCTGGTGGGTGTCACACAACTGTTTGCTGCGACAGTCCTGAAGAACACCAAAGGCACAGTGAG GTTCCTGATTGGTCGGGAGAAGCCAGGGACACAAAGCGAGGTAGCCCGCCTCATAAGCGAGACACTAGAGCAGGAGAAGaaccagcagcaacagcaacaacaccTGGATGACCCCTATGAGCACTCTACAGAGGAG GAGGAGCGCTATGAGGAGGAGGACGGAGTAGACGAGAGGATCCTGTGCTCCAATTTCTCCCCAGGACAGAACGCAGAGCTGTTTGAGCTGCCTGATTCAGAGGCTTTGTTTATGCCGACCAACATGGACAGCTCTCAGATGGTCTTCAAGTTCAAAGAG CTGCAGCTCAAACACAGCATTGCCACAGCTGAAATTAATCAACTGAAGGAAAAG CTAAGGGCATCTGAAGAGGACAGATCGTTGTGGGAAGCCAGAGAGTCTGCACTGGAGCAAAAGATAGACGATAGCAACGACAAAATTCTGAAGTTGGAGAGTTACTGGCTGGAAGCCCAGGAGCTGTGCAAGACTGTGAATGAACAATTAGCTGAGACTCAGGCCCAACATGAGACCCTGGACAAGAAGTACAACAAGGCCAAGAAGCTGCTCAAGGACTACCAGCAGAA AGAGATAGACTTTgtgaagaaagaggaggagctgaaaaAACTTCTAGATGAAAAAGACAAGTGGTACAAGGAGCAGCTGGAGAGCTTGCAGAGCAGG ATATCTGTCCTGGAGTCCAGAGGTGCCTCAGGTGTGGAGTGTCAGAGCGGTCAGGACTCAGCAGCAGACGAGAAATTAATCAGCCAAGACCCAGTCACCAACACGCAATCTGTTGACTCACTACTAG AGGAGGACTGGAGTGAGCTGGTCCCTGAGACTGAGCGCTTGGACACCAGCGCACACAGGGCAAAAGGCCTGCTGGCTCAGAAGGCCAAACGTCAGCCTCCATCTCGGAGCAAACTGAAGGAGAGCCTCGCAGTGGCCTCATGTCACTCTCAG GAaactgaagaagaggaggatcaggaggagcaggaatctcccaggaggaggaggtctaTCCAGGAGAGCCTCGCCCTTCCAGTGCCTGTCTGCTACCCTGGGAATGCACAGAAGGATGATTCAGGAGAGGCTAAAGATGGATCCAGGAGTAAGGTCGAGCTCTCGAGCAGCCCATCTTTGTCGCCGTCGCAGGGAGACAGTATTGAAAGCAGCGGAAGTCCGTCTTTGTCCCCTCCAAAAGACACCTCGTCACCACATTCCCCCTCTGGGTTGATGCGCAATGCCAAGAAGAGGGAGCCGAAAGGAAAGAGCAAAGAGCTCAAAG AGGAGCTAAATGAGGCCTCATCAGGAGGAAAAACTAAAAGACGATTTCCTGACTTTGG AGGCCTCAGGAAGTCAGGTGGCAAAGGGAAAAAACATGACAAGGAGGCAATGAGAGCGTCTTTGGACAGCAG GGGATCGGCAGAGTTACTGGAGGAGTCTGGAGGGAACCTGTCTCCTGCAGATTCGATGACCTCCATCCCCACCTGTATGCCCTTCTCCTGGTTTGGAGACAAagacaaggacagagacagagagccgTCATCGTCCAGCAGCAGTCTGCCTTACGCTGCGACTGAAACCAGCAGTGAGCAAAGCCAAGATCGCAAAAATAAG ACAAATCTCTCCTGGTCCTCTTTATTCAGTCGCTCATTAGATTTG AGTTTTTCAGTCGTAGATGATTCTAACCCTGCCAGCCCCAGTTCAGACATCTCTGGGTTAGTCGCTGAACCCAATCTGTCTGGGCGCTCACACACTTTAATCTTCTCTTCCAGCGAG